The Pseudarthrobacter sulfonivorans genome includes a window with the following:
- a CDS encoding PHP domain-containing protein — MDAVAALNEIAFWLEREGAATFKVQAFRKAAGIIAGLDPSEVASRARDGRLKSMKGIGDRTYQVVRQAVDGEVPEYLEGLRQRSAVPLADGGAELHAALRGDLHSHSDWSDGGSPIQLMADAARLLGREYLALTDHSPNLTIANGLSAERLTEQLDVVATINAAAVDGKKDGFRLLTGIEVDILESGELDQSPDMLERLDIVVASVHSKLRADRNTMTRRMLQGIQNPRTNVLGHCTGRLVEGSRGTRPPSDFDAREVFAACAESNVAVEINSRPERQDPPDDLIQLALDAGCLFSIDSDAHAPGQLDFLQYGAARAAHNNIPAERIVTTWPLERLLEWSARDWQKLD; from the coding sequence ATGGATGCCGTCGCCGCACTCAATGAAATTGCTTTCTGGTTGGAAAGGGAAGGCGCTGCCACCTTCAAGGTCCAGGCCTTCCGGAAGGCGGCGGGGATCATCGCCGGGCTTGACCCTTCCGAGGTGGCGTCCCGGGCCCGGGACGGCAGGCTCAAGAGCATGAAGGGCATCGGCGACAGGACCTACCAGGTGGTCCGGCAGGCAGTGGACGGCGAGGTGCCCGAGTACCTTGAGGGCCTTCGCCAGCGCAGCGCGGTGCCCCTGGCGGACGGCGGGGCCGAACTCCACGCAGCACTCCGCGGCGACCTCCACAGCCACAGCGACTGGTCCGACGGCGGCTCCCCCATCCAGCTCATGGCAGACGCCGCGCGACTGCTGGGCCGCGAGTACCTGGCCTTGACGGACCACTCCCCCAACCTGACCATCGCCAACGGGCTCAGCGCCGAGCGCCTGACCGAACAGCTCGACGTTGTGGCTACCATCAACGCCGCCGCAGTTGACGGCAAAAAGGACGGATTCCGGCTCCTGACCGGCATCGAAGTGGACATCCTGGAATCCGGCGAACTGGACCAGTCACCGGACATGCTGGAGCGGCTGGATATTGTGGTGGCCAGTGTCCATTCGAAGCTCCGGGCAGACCGCAACACCATGACCCGGCGGATGCTCCAGGGCATCCAGAACCCCCGGACCAACGTGCTGGGCCACTGCACTGGACGCCTGGTGGAAGGCTCCCGCGGCACGCGGCCCCCATCGGACTTCGACGCCCGGGAGGTCTTCGCCGCGTGCGCGGAATCCAACGTAGCGGTAGAAATCAACTCCCGCCCCGAGCGGCAGGACCCGCCGGATGACCTGATCCAGCTGGCCCTCGACGCCGGCTGCCTGTTCTCGATCGACAGCGACGCCCACGCTCCGGGCCAGCTCGACTTCCTCCAGTACGGGGCTGCCCGCGCCGCGCACAACAACATTCCCGCGGAGCGCATTGTGACCACCTGGCCCCTGGAGCGGCTGCTGGAGTGGTCGGCCCGGGATTGGCAGAAACTCGACTAG
- a CDS encoding DMT family transporter produces the protein MAAWLQAPLPALGVAAVVVTVVLWASAFVGIRAIGPTFSPGSLTLGRLAVAAVVLGALVLPQLAKSRVLPQGREWWPILGYGVMWFGGYNVALNAAEHLLDAGTAALLINVNPILVAIMAGFFLKEGFPRWLIIGSLVAFGGVALIALGSGSGSGERSTADVAGVLLCLLAAVLAAVSVIIQKPVLRKFPAGQATWFGIMVGAVCCLPFSGQLVSELQSAPLPATLGLVYLGVFPTAIAFTTWAYALSLIDAGKLAATTYLVPGTTILISWLILSEVPAVLGLVGGVVCLVGVGLTRRRSR, from the coding sequence TTGGCAGCATGGCTTCAAGCACCCCTCCCAGCGCTCGGCGTCGCCGCCGTGGTGGTCACCGTGGTGCTCTGGGCTTCGGCGTTCGTGGGGATCCGGGCCATCGGCCCCACCTTCTCCCCGGGATCCCTGACCCTGGGCAGGCTGGCGGTTGCCGCCGTCGTGCTCGGTGCACTGGTGCTGCCGCAGCTGGCCAAGAGCAGAGTGCTGCCGCAAGGCCGCGAATGGTGGCCCATCCTGGGGTACGGCGTGATGTGGTTCGGCGGCTACAACGTGGCCCTGAACGCGGCGGAACACCTGCTGGACGCCGGGACCGCCGCGCTCTTGATCAACGTCAACCCCATCCTCGTTGCCATCATGGCCGGTTTCTTCCTGAAGGAGGGCTTCCCGCGCTGGCTGATAATCGGCAGCCTGGTGGCGTTCGGCGGGGTGGCGCTGATCGCGCTCGGATCCGGCTCAGGTTCCGGGGAACGTTCGACGGCGGATGTGGCGGGCGTGCTGCTCTGCCTCCTTGCCGCCGTGCTCGCCGCCGTCAGCGTCATCATCCAGAAGCCGGTGCTGCGGAAGTTCCCGGCGGGCCAGGCCACCTGGTTCGGCATCATGGTGGGGGCCGTCTGCTGCCTGCCCTTCAGCGGCCAGCTGGTGTCCGAACTGCAGTCGGCCCCGCTGCCGGCAACACTGGGCCTGGTGTATCTGGGCGTCTTCCCAACCGCCATAGCGTTCACCACCTGGGCCTACGCACTGTCCCTGATTGACGCCGGAAAACTGGCGGCGACCACCTATCTGGTGCCGGGCACCACCATCCTGATCTCCTGGCTGATCCTCAGCGAAGTCCCCGCCGTGCTGGGCCTGGTGGGCGGGGTGGTCTGCCTGGTGGGTGTGGGCCTGACTCGCCGCAGGTCCCGGTAG
- a CDS encoding class I SAM-dependent methyltransferase → MSVRHRLFAAMYDTLSASVERRELSPRRARLLSPLAGTVVDVGAGTGANLRHFRHADRVILVEPDPYMRARLRARLGESPVPVEVSDADAEHLPLPDGTADAVVFTLVLCSVPDQRLALLEARRVLKPGGTLAVLEHVRGQGRAARWQDRLDGLWGRCVAPGCHLNRNTVASIGEGGFEFTEVSRLEAPAVALATPIIAGTAVKRSEP, encoded by the coding sequence ATGTCCGTCCGCCATCGCCTTTTTGCCGCCATGTACGACACGTTGTCGGCCTCTGTAGAGCGCAGGGAGCTGTCTCCGCGCCGGGCGCGGCTGCTCTCCCCGCTGGCGGGAACCGTGGTGGACGTCGGCGCAGGCACCGGGGCCAACCTGCGGCACTTCCGCCACGCTGACCGGGTAATCCTCGTGGAACCGGACCCCTACATGCGGGCCAGATTGCGGGCACGTCTGGGGGAGTCGCCCGTTCCGGTGGAGGTTTCCGACGCCGATGCGGAGCACCTGCCGCTGCCGGACGGCACAGCTGACGCCGTCGTATTCACCCTGGTGCTGTGCTCGGTGCCGGATCAGCGGCTTGCTCTGTTGGAGGCCCGCAGGGTGCTCAAACCCGGAGGTACCCTCGCGGTGCTGGAACATGTCCGGGGACAGGGCCGTGCGGCCCGCTGGCAGGACAGGCTGGACGGTCTGTGGGGCCGTTGTGTGGCGCCGGGTTGCCACCTCAACCGGAACACGGTGGCGTCCATCGGCGAGGGCGGGTTTGAATTCACAGAAGTCAGCAGGTTGGAGGCTCCGGCTGTTGCCCTAGCCACGCCGATCATCGCGGGCACGGCAGTGAAGCGATCGGAACCCTGA
- a CDS encoding metallopeptidase family protein, producing MPVNLPPGLPIIPDGPQESGPFEMSADDFEAAVTDALGLIPAKLAAAMDNVAVFVEDDYVPGPGEDPDTVLLGLYEGVPLTERDSWWDAGSLPDRITIFRQPILDICGSRDEVIQEVAVTVVHEIAHHFGIDDRRLHELGWD from the coding sequence ATGCCCGTCAACCTGCCGCCCGGCCTGCCCATCATCCCGGATGGCCCGCAAGAGTCCGGTCCGTTTGAGATGTCCGCTGACGATTTCGAAGCCGCCGTCACGGATGCCCTGGGCCTGATTCCCGCCAAGCTTGCGGCCGCCATGGACAATGTAGCGGTGTTTGTCGAGGACGACTACGTGCCCGGCCCGGGCGAGGACCCGGACACCGTTCTGCTGGGCCTCTATGAGGGTGTTCCCTTGACGGAGCGGGATTCATGGTGGGACGCCGGTTCACTGCCGGACCGGATCACCATCTTCCGCCAACCCATCCTGGACATCTGCGGGTCACGCGACGAGGTGATCCAGGAAGTGGCCGTGACGGTGGTCCACGAGATCGCCCACCACTTCGGCATCGATGACCGGCGGCTGCACGAGCTCGGCTGGGACTAG